Proteins encoded by one window of Streptacidiphilus sp. PB12-B1b:
- a CDS encoding hydrogenase maturation protease has product MNAAPAAAPAGRTLVAGVGNIFLGDDGFGVEAVRALAAGPLPEQVEAVDVGVRGVHLAYQLLDGYDTFVLLDATARGGEPGTLYLIEVGAPDADPAPGGAPTAPVASPQQPLLDGHRMSPDSVLALLGTLCAGTGGSPPRRTVVVGCEPADLEEGMGLSPQVAEAVPVAVRMVRGLIGTPGPDGAAVADATDDERCEPAPRTDERTPAS; this is encoded by the coding sequence GTGAACGCCGCACCCGCCGCCGCACCCGCAGGCCGGACGCTGGTGGCCGGCGTCGGCAACATCTTCCTCGGCGACGACGGCTTCGGTGTGGAGGCGGTGCGCGCCCTGGCCGCCGGACCGCTGCCGGAGCAGGTGGAGGCGGTGGACGTGGGCGTGCGCGGCGTCCACCTCGCCTACCAACTGCTGGACGGCTACGACACCTTCGTCCTGCTGGACGCCACCGCACGCGGCGGCGAACCGGGGACGCTGTACCTGATCGAGGTCGGCGCCCCCGACGCGGACCCGGCTCCCGGCGGCGCCCCGACCGCTCCCGTCGCCTCACCGCAGCAGCCGCTGCTGGACGGGCACCGGATGTCCCCCGACTCGGTGCTGGCGCTGCTGGGCACCCTGTGCGCCGGAACCGGCGGCAGCCCGCCCCGGCGGACCGTGGTCGTCGGCTGCGAACCGGCCGACCTGGAGGAGGGCATGGGGCTCAGCCCCCAGGTGGCCGAGGCGGTGCCGGTCGCCGTCCGGATGGTCCGCGGGCTGATCGGAACCCCCGGGCCGGACGGCGCGGCCGTTGCCGACGCAACCGACGACGAGCGGTGCGAACCCGCGCCGCGAACCGATGAGAGGACCCCAGCATCATGA
- the hypA gene encoding hydrogenase maturation nickel metallochaperone HypA, translating to MHEMSIALAVVGQVEEAAQAAGATAVRSVRLQVGELAGVVPDSLAFCFELACAGTLLEGCELVAEPVPARARCEPCADEWAVGMPPELCCPACGTAAAELLSGRELQIADVQWQDGPAPAPAPSREPIHQER from the coding sequence ATGCACGAGATGTCCATCGCGCTGGCCGTCGTCGGCCAGGTGGAGGAGGCGGCGCAGGCCGCCGGTGCCACCGCCGTCCGGTCGGTCCGGCTCCAGGTGGGCGAACTCGCCGGAGTGGTACCGGACTCGCTCGCCTTCTGCTTCGAACTGGCCTGCGCCGGAACGCTGTTGGAGGGCTGCGAGCTGGTCGCCGAGCCCGTACCGGCCCGGGCCAGGTGCGAGCCGTGCGCCGACGAGTGGGCCGTGGGCATGCCGCCCGAGCTGTGCTGCCCGGCCTGCGGCACGGCCGCCGCGGAACTGCTCTCCGGCCGCGAGCTGCAGATCGCCGACGTGCAGTGGCAGGACGGCCCGGCGCCCGCCCCCGCCCCCTCCCGCGAACCGATCCACCAGGAGCGCTGA
- a CDS encoding carboxyl transferase domain-containing protein has protein sequence MNAASGPAGAASGVVSAASGAAGPASSAAGAASGPVSAASGPAGAASGVAGPASGVVSAASGVVSAASGAVGPASGAVGPASGPVGAVSDAGSPASGPVSAASGPAGPAFDAVSAASSAVGPASGPVGPASDVAGAASGPAGAASVAAGVSGLDAGQLIARILDPGSFRCWDRPVTARPADPAYRASLARARERTGRDEAVTTGQGLLGGRPVALVASEFGFLGGSIGVATAERITRAVERATAERLPLLALPVSGGTRMQEGTAAFLCMVRVTAAVQAHQAAGLPYLTYLRNPTMGGVFASWGTLGHLVLAEPGARLGFLGPRVYEELRGEPLAPEVQRAETLAARGLIDAVVAPDHLRDLLLRALPVLTAGRATAPPPQPSPAESHRATARTGASGAAPADVAAGMAAPQPEPLAPMPADGPACEVGAAPADLTARTGESPASVADERAQSPALAASACSAEGRGLTGDAWGAVLRTRKAERPGVREVLRYADGGALLLGVPGGGAGALVRALAVFDGRPAVLVGQQRAGAGAERPFTAADLRAVRRTALMAEQLGLPLVTVVDTAGAELSAEAELDGVALEIAHCLSTLVALRSPVLAVLLGQGSGGGALALLPADRVLAAEHAWLAPLPPEGASAIVHRDGGHAAELARAQGIGAHDLAAVGLVDQVLPEYPDAAEEPAAFCTRVGQAVSTALTALATQPEAARLAERVARHRRLGDLAAG, from the coding sequence ATGAACGCGGCCTCCGGCCCGGCGGGCGCGGCCTCCGGCGTGGTGAGCGCGGCCTCCGGCGCGGCGGGTCCGGCCTCCAGCGCGGCGGGTGCGGCTTCCGGCCCGGTGAGCGCGGCCTCCGGCCCGGCGGGCGCGGCCTCCGGCGTGGCGGGTCCGGCCTCCGGCGTGGTGAGCGCGGCCTCCGGCGTGGTGAGCGCGGCCTCCGGCGCGGTGGGTCCGGCTTCCGGCGCGGTGGGTCCGGCTTCCGGCCCGGTGGGTGCGGTCTCCGACGCGGGGAGTCCTGCTTCCGGCCCGGTGAGCGCGGCCTCCGGCCCGGCGGGTCCAGCCTTCGATGCGGTGAGCGCGGCCTCCAGCGCGGTGGGTCCGGCTTCCGGCCCGGTGGGTCCGGCCTCCGACGTGGCGGGCGCGGCCTCCGGCCCGGCGGGCGCGGCTTCCGTCGCGGCGGGCGTCTCGGGCCTGGACGCCGGGCAGTTGATCGCCCGCATCCTCGACCCGGGCAGCTTCCGCTGCTGGGACCGGCCGGTGACGGCCCGGCCCGCCGACCCCGCCTACCGGGCCTCGCTCGCCCGGGCCCGCGAGCGCACCGGCCGGGACGAGGCGGTGACCACCGGTCAGGGGCTGCTCGGCGGCCGCCCGGTGGCCCTGGTGGCGTCCGAGTTCGGCTTCCTCGGCGGCTCGATCGGCGTAGCCACCGCCGAGCGGATCACCCGCGCGGTCGAGCGGGCCACCGCCGAACGGCTGCCCCTGCTGGCCCTGCCGGTCTCCGGCGGCACCCGGATGCAGGAGGGCACGGCCGCCTTCCTGTGCATGGTCCGGGTCACCGCCGCGGTCCAGGCGCACCAGGCCGCGGGACTGCCGTACCTCACCTACCTGCGCAACCCCACCATGGGCGGGGTCTTCGCCTCCTGGGGCACCCTGGGCCACCTGGTGCTGGCCGAACCGGGGGCCAGGCTCGGCTTCCTCGGCCCCCGGGTCTACGAGGAGCTGCGCGGCGAACCACTGGCACCCGAGGTGCAACGCGCCGAGACCCTGGCCGCCCGCGGCCTGATCGACGCGGTGGTCGCCCCCGACCACCTGCGCGACCTCCTGCTCCGCGCCCTCCCCGTCCTCACCGCAGGGCGCGCCACCGCCCCGCCCCCGCAGCCGTCCCCCGCCGAATCCCACCGAGCCACCGCCCGGACCGGAGCGTCCGGCGCAGCCCCGGCCGACGTCGCCGCTGGAATGGCTGCGCCCCAGCCCGAACCCCTGGCTCCGATGCCCGCAGACGGACCGGCCTGCGAGGTCGGCGCAGCCCCGGCCGACCTCACCGCCCGGACCGGTGAGTCCCCCGCGTCGGTAGCGGATGAGCGGGCCCAGTCGCCCGCTCTCGCGGCGTCCGCGTGTTCCGCCGAGGGCCGGGGCCTGACGGGGGATGCGTGGGGGGCGGTGCTGCGGACGCGGAAGGCGGAGCGGCCCGGGGTGCGGGAAGTGCTGCGGTACGCCGACGGTGGCGCGCTGCTGCTGGGCGTGCCCGGGGGCGGGGCGGGCGCGCTGGTGCGGGCGCTGGCCGTGTTCGACGGGCGGCCCGCCGTACTGGTCGGGCAGCAGCGTGCCGGGGCCGGGGCGGAACGCCCCTTCACCGCCGCCGACCTGCGCGCCGTCCGCCGTACCGCGCTGATGGCGGAGCAGCTGGGGCTGCCGCTGGTCACGGTGGTGGACACGGCCGGGGCCGAGCTCTCGGCGGAGGCCGAACTCGACGGCGTGGCGCTGGAGATCGCCCACTGCCTGTCCACGCTGGTGGCGCTGCGCAGTCCGGTGCTGGCGGTGCTGCTGGGCCAGGGTTCCGGCGGCGGCGCGCTGGCCCTGCTGCCCGCCGACCGGGTACTGGCCGCCGAGCACGCCTGGCTGGCGCCGCTGCCGCCGGAGGGCGCCTCCGCGATCGTCCACCGCGACGGCGGCCACGCGGCCGAGCTGGCGCGGGCCCAGGGCATCGGCGCCCACGACCTGGCCGCCGTCGGCCTGGTGGACCAGGTGCTGCCCGAGTACCCCGACGCGGCCGAGGAACCGGCAGCGTTCTGCACCCGGGTCGGCCAGGCCGTCAGCACCGCCCTGACCGCCCTGGCAACCCAACCCGAGGCAGCACGCCTCGCCGAGCGCGTCGCCCGCCACCGCCGCCTGGGCGACCTCGCCGCAGGCTGA
- the hypB gene encoding hydrogenase nickel incorporation protein HypB translates to MCRVVDLQQAVLAKNNVCADDLRSGLAARGTVVINLLSSPGSGKTALLEQELALARRRGVPVAALTADLATENDARRLARSGVPVKQVLTDGLCHLEAGMLGGHLEGWLPDDTRLLFVENVGNLVCPASYDLGETLRVVLASVTEGEDKPLKYPTAFGLAQLVLVTKSDIAGAVEFDEAAFRRNVDQVNPGVETLLTSAKTGDGIGALLDRALAAAQGSPTHTPVMATHHTHHDHHGQDRGQDHDGQDRPHSHDHDRHGGGAHGHHRPTAAAASMAQHRS, encoded by the coding sequence ATGTGTCGTGTGGTCGACCTGCAGCAGGCGGTACTCGCCAAGAACAACGTCTGCGCCGACGATCTGCGGTCCGGCCTCGCGGCCCGCGGCACCGTCGTGATCAACCTGCTCTCCAGCCCCGGCAGCGGCAAGACCGCCCTGCTGGAGCAGGAGTTGGCGCTGGCCCGGCGGCGCGGCGTGCCGGTCGCGGCGCTCACCGCCGACCTGGCCACCGAGAACGACGCGCGGCGGCTGGCCCGCTCCGGCGTCCCGGTCAAGCAGGTGCTCACCGACGGCCTGTGCCACCTGGAGGCCGGGATGCTCGGCGGCCACCTGGAGGGCTGGCTGCCGGACGACACCCGGCTGCTGTTCGTGGAGAACGTCGGCAACCTGGTCTGCCCCGCCTCCTACGACCTGGGCGAGACGCTGCGGGTGGTGCTGGCCTCGGTCACCGAGGGCGAGGACAAGCCGCTGAAGTACCCGACCGCCTTCGGCCTGGCCCAGCTGGTGCTGGTGACCAAGAGCGACATCGCCGGGGCCGTCGAGTTCGACGAGGCCGCGTTCCGGCGCAACGTCGACCAGGTCAACCCCGGTGTGGAGACCCTGCTGACCTCGGCCAAGACCGGGGACGGCATCGGCGCACTGCTGGACCGGGCGCTGGCCGCGGCGCAGGGCAGCCCCACGCACACCCCGGTCATGGCCACGCACCACACCCACCACGACCACCACGGCCAGGACCGCGGCCAGGACCACGATGGTCAGGACCGGCCGCACAGCCACGACCACGACCGGCACGGCGGCGGGGCGCACGGACACCACCGCCCCACCGCAGCCGCCGCTTCCATGGCGCAGCACCGGTCGTGA
- a CDS encoding NAD(P)/FAD-dependent oxidoreductase, with protein MQPVEAAEYDVIVIGGGPAGENVADRVVKAGLSAVVVEAERVGGECSYWACIPSKAMLRPGAALEAARAVAGAREAVTGSLDAAAVLARRDSFVSDWDDSGQVQWLKGAGITLARGRGRLVGERRVAVTADDGTETGLTARHAVVLATGTGAALPPLPGLADIGAWTSREATSAHAVPPRLSILGGGVVACEMATAWNALGTQVTMLVRDDVLLSSWEPFVGEAVAEELRSSGVDVRTGVTVQRVGRERPDAPVAAELGDGSTVLSEEFLVAVGRTPSTAELGLETAGLTPGSWLEVDDTCRVTAVEQGWLYAVGDINRRAPLTHMGKYQGRTCAAAIVARAEGRSTPAEPWAAWTATADHGAVPQVLFTHPEAASVGLTLARAESAGLPVRAVDYPIGQVSGAALSADGYQGQARLVVDEERSLVLGCTLVGPGVGELIHAATVAIVGEVPLQRLWHAVPAFPTTSELWLRLLEQYGL; from the coding sequence ATGCAGCCAGTAGAGGCAGCCGAGTACGACGTCATCGTGATCGGCGGCGGCCCGGCCGGTGAGAACGTCGCCGACCGGGTGGTCAAGGCCGGCCTCAGCGCCGTGGTGGTGGAGGCCGAGCGGGTCGGCGGGGAGTGCTCCTACTGGGCCTGCATCCCGAGCAAGGCCATGCTGCGCCCGGGCGCCGCGCTGGAGGCGGCGCGCGCGGTCGCCGGCGCGCGGGAGGCGGTGACCGGCTCCCTGGACGCCGCCGCCGTCCTGGCGCGGCGCGACTCCTTCGTCTCCGACTGGGACGACAGCGGCCAGGTGCAGTGGCTCAAGGGCGCGGGCATCACCCTGGCCCGGGGCCGGGGCCGACTGGTCGGCGAGCGCCGGGTGGCCGTCACCGCCGACGACGGCACCGAGACCGGGCTGACCGCCCGGCACGCCGTGGTACTGGCCACCGGTACCGGCGCGGCGCTGCCGCCGCTGCCCGGCCTGGCCGACATCGGCGCCTGGACCAGCCGTGAGGCCACCTCGGCGCATGCGGTGCCGCCGCGGCTGAGCATCCTCGGCGGCGGCGTGGTGGCCTGCGAGATGGCCACCGCCTGGAACGCCCTGGGCACCCAGGTCACCATGCTGGTGCGGGACGACGTCCTGCTCAGCTCCTGGGAGCCGTTCGTGGGCGAGGCCGTGGCCGAGGAGCTGCGTTCCTCCGGGGTGGACGTCCGCACCGGCGTCACCGTGCAGCGGGTCGGCCGGGAGCGGCCGGACGCGCCGGTCGCCGCCGAGCTGGGCGACGGCTCCACGGTACTGTCGGAGGAGTTCCTGGTCGCCGTCGGACGCACCCCCAGCACCGCCGAGCTGGGGCTGGAGACGGCCGGTCTGACGCCGGGCAGCTGGCTGGAGGTGGACGACACCTGCCGGGTCACCGCCGTCGAGCAGGGCTGGCTGTACGCGGTGGGCGACATCAACCGCCGGGCGCCGCTCACCCACATGGGCAAGTACCAGGGCCGGACGTGCGCAGCGGCGATCGTCGCCCGCGCCGAGGGGCGCTCCACCCCGGCCGAGCCCTGGGCGGCCTGGACCGCCACCGCCGACCACGGCGCGGTGCCGCAGGTGCTGTTCACCCACCCGGAGGCGGCCTCGGTCGGGCTCACCCTGGCCCGGGCGGAGAGCGCCGGGCTGCCGGTGCGGGCGGTGGACTACCCGATCGGCCAGGTCTCCGGCGCGGCCCTGTCCGCCGACGGCTACCAGGGGCAGGCCCGGCTGGTGGTGGACGAGGAGCGCTCGCTGGTCCTCGGCTGCACCCTGGTCGGCCCGGGCGTCGGCGAACTGATCCACGCGGCCACCGTGGCCATCGTCGGCGAAGTACCGCTCCAGCGCCTGTGGCACGCCGTCCCCGCGTTCCCCACCACCAGCGAACTGTGGCTGCGCCTACTGGAGCAGTACGGCCTGTGA
- a CDS encoding NifU family protein — protein MSAAAETAVPPAPAAARARAADAEQAGRRVEEILERLAAAGDPAAGAAAEELVRTLMDFYGAGLARVVDLLGSPAAQQSGGAPLEQLLGDELVAGLLVLHDLHPEDLPTRIGRALDGLPGRPVELVGFDEATGVLRVRSANPGGCGCPSTNAATRQAVESALACFAAEVEAVELEPPGGAGQPTLLQITARPGLAPAEAP, from the coding sequence ATGAGCGCCGCAGCGGAGACCGCCGTACCCCCCGCGCCCGCCGCCGCGCGGGCGCGGGCCGCCGACGCCGAGCAGGCCGGGCGGCGGGTCGAGGAGATCCTCGAGCGGCTCGCCGCCGCCGGCGACCCGGCGGCCGGAGCCGCCGCCGAGGAGCTGGTGCGCACCCTGATGGACTTCTACGGCGCGGGCCTGGCCCGGGTGGTGGACCTGCTCGGCTCCCCGGCCGCGCAGCAGTCCGGCGGCGCGCCGCTGGAGCAGCTGCTCGGCGACGAGCTGGTGGCCGGGCTGCTGGTGCTGCACGACCTGCACCCGGAGGACCTGCCCACCCGGATCGGACGGGCGCTGGACGGCCTGCCCGGCCGCCCGGTGGAGCTGGTCGGCTTCGACGAGGCGACCGGCGTGCTGCGGGTGCGCTCGGCCAATCCGGGCGGCTGCGGCTGCCCGAGCACCAACGCCGCGACCCGGCAGGCGGTCGAGTCCGCCCTGGCCTGCTTCGCGGCGGAGGTGGAGGCGGTCGAGCTGGAGCCGCCGGGAGGCGCCGGGCAGCCGACGCTGCTGCAGATCACCGCCCGGCCCGGCCTCGCCCCGGCGGAGGCGCCGTGA
- a CDS encoding nickel-dependent hydrogenase large subunit has product MAPTTKAAGDGSGLVEMAWDPITRIVGSLGIHTKIDFKQKKVAECYSTSSVFRGYSVFMRGKDPRDAHFITSRICGICGDNHATCSVYAQNMAYGVKPPHLGEWIINLGEAAEYMFDHNIFQENLVGVDYCERMVKETNPGVLELAERTPAPHAGDHGYRTIADIMRSLNPIEGEFYREALQVSRYTREMFCLMEGRHVHPSTLYPGGVGTIASVQLFTDYLSRLMRYVEFMKRVVPLHDDLFDFFYEALPGYEEVGRRRVLLGCWGALNDPEYCDFTYRNMTDWGRRMFVTPGVVVDGKLVTNDLTQINLGIRILLGSSYYQDWEGKEQFVTHDPLGNPVDPRHPWNQHTIPAPQKRDFDDKYSWVMSPRWFDGKDHLALDTGGGPIARLWSTALSGLVDFGYVKATGHSVVINLPKTMTKPETTFEWKIPQWSNALERNRARTYFQAYAAAAALHFAEEGLAEVRAGRTQTWEKFEVPDEGLGVGFTEAVRGVLSHHMVIRDGKIANYHPYPPTPWNASTRDTFGTPGPYEDAVQNTPIFEENSPENFKGIDIMRAVRSFDPCLPCGVHMYVGGGKTVQTMHVPTGLSGMGG; this is encoded by the coding sequence ATGGCACCGACGACGAAGGCGGCCGGAGACGGCAGCGGCCTGGTAGAGATGGCCTGGGACCCGATCACCCGGATCGTGGGCAGCCTCGGCATCCACACGAAGATCGACTTCAAGCAGAAGAAGGTCGCCGAGTGCTACAGCACCTCGTCGGTCTTCCGCGGCTACAGCGTCTTCATGCGCGGCAAGGACCCCCGCGACGCGCACTTCATCACCAGCCGCATCTGCGGCATCTGCGGCGACAACCACGCCACCTGCTCGGTGTACGCGCAGAACATGGCGTACGGGGTGAAGCCGCCGCACCTGGGTGAGTGGATCATCAACCTGGGCGAGGCCGCCGAGTACATGTTCGACCACAACATCTTCCAGGAGAACCTGGTCGGGGTCGACTACTGCGAGCGGATGGTCAAGGAGACCAACCCCGGCGTGCTGGAGCTGGCCGAGCGCACCCCGGCCCCGCACGCCGGGGACCACGGCTACCGGACCATCGCCGACATCATGCGGTCGCTCAACCCGATCGAGGGCGAGTTCTACCGCGAGGCGCTCCAGGTCAGCCGGTACACCCGGGAGATGTTCTGCCTGATGGAGGGACGCCACGTGCACCCCTCCACGCTCTACCCCGGCGGTGTGGGCACCATCGCCTCGGTGCAGCTGTTCACCGACTACCTCAGCCGGCTGATGCGCTACGTGGAGTTCATGAAGCGGGTGGTGCCGCTCCACGACGACCTGTTCGACTTCTTCTACGAGGCGCTGCCCGGGTACGAGGAGGTCGGCCGCCGCCGGGTGCTGCTCGGCTGCTGGGGCGCGCTCAACGACCCCGAGTACTGCGACTTCACCTACCGCAACATGACCGACTGGGGACGGCGGATGTTCGTCACCCCCGGCGTCGTGGTCGACGGCAAGCTGGTCACCAACGACCTCACCCAGATCAACCTGGGCATCCGCATCCTGCTCGGCAGCTCGTACTACCAGGACTGGGAGGGCAAGGAGCAGTTCGTCACGCACGACCCGCTCGGCAACCCGGTCGACCCGCGCCACCCGTGGAACCAGCACACCATCCCCGCGCCGCAGAAGCGCGACTTCGACGACAAGTACAGCTGGGTGATGTCCCCGCGCTGGTTCGACGGCAAGGACCACCTGGCGCTGGACACCGGCGGCGGCCCGATCGCCCGGCTGTGGTCCACCGCGCTGTCCGGGCTGGTCGACTTCGGCTACGTCAAGGCCACCGGCCACAGCGTGGTCATCAACCTGCCGAAGACCATGACCAAGCCGGAGACCACCTTCGAGTGGAAGATCCCGCAGTGGAGCAACGCGCTGGAGCGCAACCGCGCCCGCACGTACTTCCAGGCGTACGCCGCCGCCGCGGCGCTGCACTTCGCCGAGGAGGGCCTGGCCGAGGTCCGCGCCGGGCGCACCCAGACCTGGGAGAAGTTCGAGGTGCCGGACGAGGGCCTCGGCGTGGGCTTCACCGAGGCGGTGCGCGGCGTGCTGTCGCACCACATGGTGATCCGCGACGGCAAGATCGCCAACTACCACCCGTACCCGCCGACCCCGTGGAACGCCAGCACCCGCGACACCTTCGGGACGCCCGGCCCGTACGAGGACGCGGTGCAGAACACTCCGATCTTCGAGGAGAACTCCCCGGAGAACTTCAAGGGCATCGACATCATGCGGGCCGTGCGCAGCTTCGACCCCTGCCTGCCCTGCGGCGTGCACATGTACGTCGGCGGCGGCAAGACCGTGCAGACCATGCACGTGCCCACCGGACTGAGCGGGATGGGCGGATGA
- a CDS encoding DUF6084 family protein, with translation MTEFSFVCTGVRADRYAAGPTLLFRLRITASADTRVHALALRCQLRIEPARRTYDPSEAEGLADLFGERDRWGSSMQPVQFAQVSLVVPGFTGETEVELPVPCSYDLDVAPTRYFHALEGGEAPLLLLFSGTAFTGPGGFQVEPVPWDCEAAYRMPVAVWREMVEQHFPGCGWLRLDRDTMDALLAYRSQRALPSWEATVQALLDPPPHDPAAPAGPGLPLTAERTAP, from the coding sequence GTGACCGAGTTCTCCTTCGTCTGCACCGGCGTCCGCGCCGACCGCTACGCGGCCGGGCCGACGCTGCTGTTCCGGCTGCGGATCACCGCCTCCGCCGACACCCGGGTGCACGCGCTGGCGCTCCGCTGCCAGTTGCGGATCGAACCGGCGCGGCGCACCTACGACCCGTCCGAGGCCGAGGGCCTGGCGGACCTCTTCGGCGAGCGCGACCGCTGGGGCAGCTCCATGCAGCCGGTGCAGTTCGCCCAGGTCTCGCTGGTCGTCCCCGGGTTCACCGGGGAGACCGAGGTGGAGCTGCCGGTGCCGTGCAGCTACGACCTGGACGTCGCGCCGACCCGCTACTTCCACGCGCTGGAGGGCGGCGAGGCGCCGCTGCTGCTGCTGTTCTCCGGCACCGCCTTCACCGGGCCCGGCGGCTTCCAGGTCGAGCCGGTGCCCTGGGACTGCGAGGCGGCGTACCGGATGCCGGTCGCGGTCTGGCGGGAGATGGTCGAGCAGCACTTCCCCGGCTGCGGCTGGCTGCGGCTGGACCGCGACACCATGGACGCCCTGCTCGCCTACCGCTCCCAGCGGGCGCTGCCCTCCTGGGAGGCGACCGTGCAGGCGCTGCTGGACCCGCCCCCGCACGACCCGGCGGCCCCCGCCGGGCCCGGGCTCCCGCTCACCGCCGAAAGGACGGCCCCGTGA
- a CDS encoding hydrogenase expression protein HypE, which translates to MNASPATAVGVSGATALTAEEESPIHVLWINAGLSCDGDSVSLTAATQPSIEEIALSVLPGLPKIAVHWPLIDFECGPVQGADNFIEWFFKGERGEIDPFVLVIEGSIPNEAIKPEGYWCGFGDNPETGQPITTSEWIDRLAPKALAVVAIGTCATYGGIHAMAGNPTGAMGVPDYLGWDWKSKAGIPIVCVPGCPVQPDNFSETLVYLLYQATGQAPMIPLDDQLRPSWLFGATVHEGCDRAGYYEQGQFATTYDSPKCLVKLGCWGPVVKCNVPKRGWINGVGGCPNVGGICIACTMPGFPDKFMPFMDEPPGGKVSSTASTAYGSVIRKLRSITAHTVDQEPKWRQRGEKLATGYRPPW; encoded by the coding sequence ATGAATGCTTCACCTGCGACAGCGGTCGGCGTCTCCGGTGCGACGGCTCTGACGGCCGAGGAGGAGTCGCCGATCCACGTCCTGTGGATCAACGCCGGCCTGAGCTGCGACGGCGACTCCGTCTCGTTGACCGCGGCCACCCAGCCGAGCATCGAGGAGATCGCGCTCAGCGTGCTGCCCGGCCTGCCCAAGATCGCCGTGCACTGGCCGCTGATCGACTTCGAGTGCGGCCCGGTGCAGGGCGCGGACAACTTCATCGAGTGGTTCTTCAAGGGCGAGCGGGGCGAGATCGACCCCTTCGTCCTGGTCATCGAGGGGTCGATCCCCAACGAGGCGATCAAGCCCGAGGGTTACTGGTGCGGTTTCGGCGACAACCCGGAGACCGGCCAGCCGATCACCACCAGCGAGTGGATCGACCGGCTCGCCCCCAAGGCGCTGGCCGTGGTGGCCATCGGCACCTGCGCGACCTACGGCGGCATCCACGCCATGGCCGGGAACCCCACCGGAGCCATGGGTGTGCCGGACTACCTGGGCTGGGACTGGAAGTCCAAGGCCGGCATCCCGATCGTCTGCGTGCCGGGCTGCCCGGTCCAGCCGGACAACTTCTCCGAGACCCTGGTGTACCTGCTGTACCAGGCCACCGGGCAGGCCCCGATGATCCCGCTGGACGACCAGCTGCGTCCCTCCTGGCTGTTCGGCGCGACCGTGCACGAGGGCTGCGACCGGGCCGGCTACTACGAGCAGGGCCAGTTCGCCACGACCTACGACTCCCCCAAGTGCCTGGTGAAGCTGGGCTGCTGGGGGCCGGTGGTGAAGTGCAACGTGCCCAAGCGCGGCTGGATCAACGGCGTCGGCGGCTGCCCGAACGTCGGCGGCATCTGCATCGCCTGCACCATGCCCGGGTTCCCGGACAAGTTCATGCCGTTCATGGACGAGCCCCCCGGCGGCAAGGTGTCCAGCACCGCGAGCACGGCCTACGGCTCGGTGATCCGCAAGCTGCGGTCGATCACCGCGCACACCGTGGACCAGGAGCCGAAGTGGCGGCAGCGGGGCGAGAAGCTCGCCACCGGCTACCGGCCGCCGTGGTGA
- a CDS encoding DUF5947 family protein, which yields MRRFVAPAPEQQERCELCGAPVAEAGHRHLVDVEKRALSCACTPCALLFDRQGAAGGRFRTVPDRYLCDPTHTLDDAAWEQLQIPVSVAFFFRNAALDRLVALYPSPAGATESELDSSTWQSVLGGTPLAGLLQPDVEALLLHRTEGRYACYLVPIDVCYELVGRMRLHWQGFDGGAEARADLAAFFAHVSGRARELRGADQ from the coding sequence CTGCGCCGATTCGTCGCACCCGCCCCGGAACAGCAGGAGCGCTGCGAGCTGTGCGGCGCCCCGGTCGCCGAGGCCGGACACCGCCATCTGGTGGACGTCGAGAAGCGGGCGCTGAGCTGCGCCTGCACCCCGTGCGCCCTGCTGTTCGACCGGCAGGGCGCCGCCGGGGGGCGGTTCCGCACCGTCCCCGACCGCTACCTCTGCGACCCCACGCACACCCTGGACGACGCCGCCTGGGAGCAGTTGCAGATCCCGGTCAGCGTCGCCTTCTTCTTCCGCAACGCCGCCCTGGACCGGCTGGTCGCGCTGTACCCCAGCCCGGCCGGGGCCACCGAGAGCGAGCTGGACTCCTCGACCTGGCAGTCCGTCCTCGGCGGCACGCCGCTGGCCGGGCTGCTCCAGCCGGACGTGGAGGCGCTGCTGCTGCACCGCACCGAGGGCCGGTACGCGTGCTACCTGGTGCCGATCGACGTCTGCTACGAGCTGGTCGGGCGGATGCGCCTGCACTGGCAGGGTTTCGACGGCGGGGCCGAGGCCCGCGCGGACCTGGCGGCGTTCTTCGCGCACGTCTCCGGGCGGGCCCGGGAGCTGCGGGGGGCCGACCAGTGA